The Streptomyces sp. RKND-216 genomic sequence TGGCGTACATCCTCGTGCTCAACCCCATCATCCTCGGAAGTGCCGAGGACAAGTTCGGCGAGCAGCTCGACCCGACCCAACTCGCCACCGCCACGGCACTTGTGGCCGCCGTGATGACCGTGATCATGGGCGTCGGCGGCAATCTACCACTCGCCCTGGCCGCGGGCCTCGGCCTCAACGCCGTCGTCGCCTTCCAGGTCGCGCCCCTGATGAGCTGGGACGACGCGATGGGCCTCATCGTCCTGGAGGGCCTGCTGATCTGCGTGCTGGTCCTGACGGGACTGCGCGAGGCGGTCATGCACGCCATCCCGCAGGCCCTCAAACAGGCGATCAGCGTGGGCATCGGTCTGTTCATCGCCCTGATCGGCTTCGTCGACGCGGGCTTCGTCACGCGCATCCCGGACGCGGCGAACACCACCGTGCCCGTCCAGCTCGGCACCGGCAACCTCACCGGCTGGCCGATGCTCGTCTTCTGCCTCGGCGTGCTCCTGACGGTCGTCCTGCTCGCCCGCAAGGTGAAGGGCGCCATCCTCATCAGCATCGTCCTGATGACCGTCCTCGCCGTCGTCATCAACGAGCTGGCCACGGTAACGAACTGGGGCCTCACCTCGCCGACGCTGCCCGACGGCCCCGTCGCGGCCCCCGACTTCGGGCTGCTCGGCGAGTTCGACGTGTTCGGGGCATTCGGACAGGTCAGCATTCTGACGGTGGTCCTGCTGGTCTTCACGCTCATCCTGTCGGACTTCTTCGACACCATGGGCACCGTCGTCGGCGTCACCGCCGAGGCCGGACTCCTCGACGAGCGCGGCCAGGTCCCCGGCCTGGGCCGGGTGCTGCTCATCGACGGCGCGGCCGCGGTCGCCGGCGGTGCGTCCTCCGCCTCGTCCGCCACGACCTACATCGAGTCCGCCGCGGGTGTCGGCGAAGGCGCACGGACCGGCTTCGCCAGCGTCGTGACCGGTGGCCTGTTCACCCTCGCCCTCTTCCTCACCCCGCTGCTGACCATCGTGCCGCTCCAGGCCGCCTCCCCCGCCCTGGTCGCGGTCGGCTTCCTGATGATGACGCAGGTCCGGCACATCGACTGGGACCGCTTCGAGCTGGCCATCCCGGCGTTCCTGACCATCGCCGTCATGCCGTTCACCTACTCCATCACCAACGGTATCGGCGCCGGCTTCATCGCCTACGTGGTCATCAAGGCGTGCCTGGGCAAGGCACGCGAGGTGCACTGGCTGCTCTGGGGCACCGCCGCGCTGTTCCTCGTGTACTTCGCCATCGACCCCGTCAAGCAGGCCCTCGGCCTGTCCTAGCACCCCTCTGCCCCTCACCACCGGGACGCCGGACGCCCCCGGGAAGGCGACTTCCCGGGGGCGTCCTGTGCGAGCGGTGCGACCTGCCGCCCGTCGACCCGTCGGCCTGTGCGATCAGGCGAGGTCGAACCGGTCGAGGTTCATCACCTTGTCCCATGCCGCGACGAAATCCGTCACGAACTTCTCGTTCGCGTCGTCGCTCGCGTACACCTCCGCGAGCGCGCGCAGCTCGGAGTTGGAGCCGAACACGAGGTCCGCGCGGGTGCCGGTCCACCGAACCTTCCCGGAGGCGGCGTCGCGGCCCTCGAACTCCCGCTGGTCCTCCGACGTCGCCTTCCACTCCGTGCCCAGATCGAGCAGGTTGACGAAGAAGTCGTTCGTCAGCCGGCCGGGCGTGCCGGTGAACACGCCGTGCTGCGACTGCCCGTGGTTGGCGCCGAGGACGCGGAGGCCGCCGACGAGAACGGTCATCTCCGGCGCGCTGAGGGTCAGCAGGTTCGCCCGGTCGATCAGCAGGTACTCGGCGGGCAGCTGCCGGTTGGCCTTGCCCTGGTAGTTGCGGAACCCGTCGGCGGCCGGCTCCATCTCGGCAAACGAGTCGATGTCGGTCTGCTCCTGGGTCGCGTCGCTGCGTCCCGGCGTGAACGGCACCCGGACGTCGTGACCCGCGTCCTTCGCCGCCTTCTCCACGCCGGCGCATCCGGCGAGCACGATCAGGTCGGCCAGCGAGATCTGCTTGCCGCCGCTCTGCGCGGCGTTGAAGGACTGCTGGATCTCCTCCAGCGTGCCCAGCACGGTCGACAACTGCTCCGGGTCGTTGACCTCCCAGCCGCGCTGCGGCTCCAGGCGGATGCGGGCGCCGTTGCCGCCACCGCGCATGTCGCTGCCCCGGAAGGAGGCCGCCGACGCCCACGCCGTGGCCACCAGCTGGGACACCGTCAGGCCCGAGTCCAGCACCTTGCCCTTGAGGGCGGCGACGTCCTCGGCGTCCACGAGCGCGTGCGTCACCGCGGGCACCGGGTCCTGCCAAACCAGCGTCTCGGACGGGACCTCCGGGCCGAGGTAGCGCTGGACCGGCCCCATGTCGCGGTGGGTCAGTTTGAACCAGGCACGGGCGAACGCGTCCGCGAACTCCTGCGGGTTCTCCTTGAAGCGCCGCGAGATCGGCTCGTACACCGGGTCGAAGCG encodes the following:
- a CDS encoding NCS2 family permease, with translation MQTSTTTKNEAPPSGGGGAVDRFFRISERGSTYAREIRGGLATFFTMAYILVLNPIILGSAEDKFGEQLDPTQLATATALVAAVMTVIMGVGGNLPLALAAGLGLNAVVAFQVAPLMSWDDAMGLIVLEGLLICVLVLTGLREAVMHAIPQALKQAISVGIGLFIALIGFVDAGFVTRIPDAANTTVPVQLGTGNLTGWPMLVFCLGVLLTVVLLARKVKGAILISIVLMTVLAVVINELATVTNWGLTSPTLPDGPVAAPDFGLLGEFDVFGAFGQVSILTVVLLVFTLILSDFFDTMGTVVGVTAEAGLLDERGQVPGLGRVLLIDGAAAVAGGASSASSATTYIESAAGVGEGARTGFASVVTGGLFTLALFLTPLLTIVPLQAASPALVAVGFLMMTQVRHIDWDRFELAIPAFLTIAVMPFTYSITNGIGAGFIAYVVIKACLGKAREVHWLLWGTAALFLVYFAIDPVKQALGLS